The following are encoded together in the Scyliorhinus torazame isolate Kashiwa2021f chromosome 6, sScyTor2.1, whole genome shotgun sequence genome:
- the cdv3 gene encoding protein CDV3 homolog isoform X3: MAKSDGQDPQQERGREDEEWKEFEQKEVDYSGLRIHALQISDEREEEDDEKKEDQGEDGENILYREGDKTVGPWNKITAAPAPVAVVAEIPEPKPSGVYRPPAARLGNVRRTQSQGPPEIYNDAQFPSLQASAKHVETRKLIPKYVEA, from the exons ATGGCCAAGAGCGACGGCCAGGATCCGCAACAGGAGCGGGGCAGG GAGGATGAAGAATGGAAGGAGTTTGAGCAAAAGGAAGTTGATTACAGTGGCTTGAGAATCCATGCCTTACAAATCAG TGACGAAAGAGAGGAAGAAGATGATGAGAAGAAAGAGGATCAAGGTGAAGATGGTGAGAATATCTTGTATAGAGAAGGAGACAAGACAGTCGGGCCCTGGAACAAGATAACGGCAGCACCAGCTCCTGTTGCCGTGG TTGCAGAGATCCCAGAACCAAAGCCATCTGGTGTTTATCGACCTCCTGCAGCCAGATTGGGTAATGTGAGAAGAACGCAATCACAAGGACCACCAGAAATTTACAATGATGCACAGTTTCCTTCCCTACAAGCTTCTGCAAAGCATGTAGAAACCAGAAA